A single region of the Pyrodictium occultum genome encodes:
- a CDS encoding aldehyde ferredoxin oxidoreductase family protein, with product MIVIDCGEKDRNTSAARRNPPVQPSLEFKLLRVNLWSQKAREERVDEKTLRRFLGGRGLGAYLALREIPRGADPLGPDNRLYILTGPLTGMAVGDTRIGNGRYHAVGKSPLTGILGDSNAGGKFGPWLRFSGYDGIVLEGVSEEPVWISIVDGEVEFHDARPLWGKGVVYTEKRIREFMKMEDTSQGSVLAIGPAGENLARIAALINDSRRAAGRTGLGAVMGSKRVKAIFAYGSRKIEPVDPQGFLKAAKKFMEKVEANPVSQGLRKYGTAVLVNIINEHGALPTKNWTRGTFEKAYEISGEYMAEKYLKKNSGCWGCMIRCSRITEVKEGPYYTPVGKGPEYETIWANGANPMIGNMEALIKINYLLNDMGIDTISFGNAVAALMELYEKALNGALPKDKAEKLLSLLGDIKPTWGNADAVIELVWRTAYRDGIGDYLAEGTARFTEAFGSPDSAVHVRGLELPAYDPRAINGMALAYATSNRGGCHLRAYAVSFEVLGIPKKTDPLKIDLEKVQLVKFQQDFFAAIDSMVVCKFYTFSTGPEDYVPLIRAATGWEDFTAEELLTIGERIYNVERLFAVREGQGYRDYLPKRLLEQPLPDGPARGKTAKEALEAYLPEYYKLRGWEDGKPLPETLQRLGLNEFLYIVS from the coding sequence TTGATAGTTATTGATTGCGGCGAGAAGGATAGAAATACCTCCGCCGCGCGGCGTAACCCGCCGGTGCAGCCCTCCTTGGAGTTCAAGCTCCTCCGTGTAAACCTCTGGAGCCAGAAGGCCAGGGAGGAGCGCGTCGACGAGAAGACCCTCCGCCGGTTCCTCGGCGGCCGCGGCCTCGGGGCCTACCTGGCCCTCCGGGAGATCCCCCGGGGAGCCGACCCGCTGGGCCCGGATAACAGGCTCTACATCCTCACCGGGCCCCTGACCGGCATGGCCGTGGGCGACACCAGGATAGGGAACGGCCGCTACCACGCGGTCGGCAAGAGCCCGCTCACCGGGATCCTCGGAGACTCCAACGCCGGAGGCAAGTTCGGGCCCTGGCTCCGCTTCTCCGGCTACGACGGCATAGTACTCGAGGGGGTCAGCGAGGAGCCAGTCTGGATAAGCATCGTTGACGGGGAGGTGGAGTTCCACGACGCCCGGCCCCTCTGGGGCAAGGGCGTGGTCTACACGGAGAAGAGGATACGCGAGTTCATGAAGATGGAGGACACGAGCCAGGGCAGCGTGCTCGCGATAGGCCCGGCCGGGGAGAACCTGGCCAGGATAGCGGCGCTGATAAACGATAGCCGCCGCGCCGCCGGCCGCACCGGGCTCGGCGCGGTTATGGGGAGCAAGAGGGTCAAGGCCATATTTGCCTACGGGAGCAGGAAGATAGAGCCGGTCGACCCCCAGGGATTCCTCAAGGCCGCCAAGAAGTTCATGGAGAAGGTTGAGGCCAACCCGGTCAGCCAGGGCCTGAGGAAGTACGGCACAGCCGTCCTGGTCAACATAATCAATGAGCACGGCGCCCTGCCCACCAAGAACTGGACCCGCGGCACCTTCGAGAAGGCCTACGAGATAAGCGGCGAGTACATGGCCGAGAAGTATCTCAAGAAGAACAGCGGCTGCTGGGGCTGCATGATACGCTGCTCCCGCATCACCGAGGTGAAGGAGGGCCCCTACTACACGCCGGTCGGCAAGGGCCCCGAGTACGAGACCATCTGGGCCAACGGGGCCAACCCGATGATAGGCAACATGGAGGCCCTGATAAAGATAAACTACCTGCTCAACGACATGGGCATAGACACTATCAGCTTCGGCAACGCCGTCGCAGCCCTCATGGAGCTCTACGAGAAGGCGCTTAACGGCGCCCTGCCCAAGGACAAGGCCGAGAAGCTCCTCAGCCTGCTCGGCGACATAAAGCCCACCTGGGGCAACGCGGACGCCGTGATAGAGCTGGTCTGGAGGACCGCGTACCGGGACGGGATAGGCGACTACCTGGCCGAGGGGACGGCGAGGTTCACCGAGGCCTTCGGCAGCCCCGACTCCGCGGTCCACGTTAGGGGGCTCGAGCTCCCGGCCTACGACCCGAGGGCTATCAACGGCATGGCCCTGGCGTACGCCACCTCAAACCGCGGCGGCTGCCACCTCCGCGCCTACGCTGTGAGCTTCGAAGTGCTGGGCATACCGAAGAAGACCGACCCGCTGAAGATAGACTTGGAGAAGGTGCAGCTGGTCAAGTTCCAGCAGGACTTCTTCGCCGCCATAGACAGCATGGTGGTGTGCAAGTTCTACACCTTCTCCACCGGGCCCGAGGACTATGTGCCGCTGATACGCGCCGCCACCGGCTGGGAGGACTTCACGGCCGAGGAGCTGCTAACCATAGGCGAGAGGATATACAACGTGGAGAGGCTCTTCGCCGTCAGGGAGGGCCAGGGCTACAGGGACTACCTGCCCAAGAGGCTCCTCGAGCAGCCGCTGCCCGACGGCCCCGCCCGGGGCAAGACCGCGAAGGAGGCCCTGGAGGCCTACCTGCCGGAGTACTACAAGCTCAGGGGCTGGGAGGACGGCAAGCCGCTGCCCGAGACCCTGCAGAGGCTCGGCCTCAACGAGTTCCTCTACATAGTCTCCTAG
- a CDS encoding serine hydrolase produces the protein MEGLESLAWEYIHGRMRATRTPGVSVSLKRGGELLLQRGYGYRSLEKGLPATAETVYGIASISKTITAVAVMQLVEKGVLSLDDPVDKHLPVELRVQGEPVRVWHLLSHTSGIPALGYAEALLTGYAGLGRGWLPFSDPRDVLEWLERGARHWALAPPGERFLYLNEGYVALGLLVERLSGLSFPEYVKRFIAGPLGMRSTTFDYGEAWGSSLLATPYDSSKTPPRPAAIPPGLAADGGGWSSVVDLGKLMAALSSGGSLGGVEILSKRSVEEMEKPRARLPAQLFGDDSYGLGVMVYPGFPGGRLVGHSGNILFYTGFAGHIREKGLTVAVLANADPGSPQIAMTLAAAAAGADPWSLPFNTADRVLGALEGVYTGYRGTVRVRLERVGDALLLESLEPPGRREVLFPERLDPAEPVFLTARAGKRMRVSFRIDLEEGVVEMLYDRYRLVKAQAGE, from the coding sequence GTGGAGGGTCTTGAGAGCCTCGCCTGGGAGTACATCCACGGGAGGATGAGGGCCACCCGTACCCCCGGGGTTAGCGTCTCGCTGAAGCGCGGCGGCGAGCTGCTCCTTCAGAGGGGCTACGGCTACCGTTCCCTAGAGAAGGGGCTCCCCGCGACGGCGGAGACGGTTTACGGCATAGCCTCGATATCAAAGACAATCACGGCTGTGGCTGTAATGCAGCTCGTCGAGAAGGGCGTGCTCAGCCTCGACGACCCGGTGGACAAGCATCTCCCCGTGGAGCTCCGCGTCCAGGGGGAGCCGGTTAGGGTGTGGCACCTGCTAAGCCATACCAGCGGGATACCGGCTCTAGGGTACGCGGAGGCCCTCCTCACCGGCTACGCGGGGCTCGGCCGCGGCTGGCTACCCTTCTCGGACCCCCGGGACGTGCTGGAGTGGCTGGAGCGGGGCGCCCGCCACTGGGCGCTGGCTCCCCCGGGTGAGAGGTTCCTCTACCTAAACGAGGGGTACGTCGCCCTGGGGCTTCTCGTCGAGAGGCTCTCGGGGCTAAGCTTCCCCGAGTACGTGAAGCGCTTCATAGCCGGGCCGCTGGGGATGCGGAGCACCACCTTCGACTACGGGGAGGCATGGGGCTCGAGCCTCCTGGCAACCCCCTACGACTCCTCCAAGACCCCGCCCCGCCCGGCCGCAATACCCCCGGGGCTAGCCGCGGATGGAGGCGGCTGGAGCAGCGTCGTGGACCTGGGCAAGCTGATGGCGGCGCTCTCCAGCGGCGGCAGCCTGGGCGGCGTAGAGATACTGTCCAAGAGGAGCGTCGAGGAGATGGAGAAGCCCCGAGCCAGGCTCCCGGCACAGCTCTTCGGGGACGACAGCTACGGGCTCGGCGTCATGGTGTACCCGGGCTTCCCCGGCGGCAGGCTGGTGGGGCACAGCGGGAACATACTCTTCTACACGGGGTTCGCCGGCCATATAAGGGAGAAGGGGCTCACGGTGGCCGTGCTGGCAAACGCCGACCCCGGCTCGCCCCAGATAGCTATGACGCTGGCCGCGGCGGCTGCAGGGGCGGATCCCTGGAGCCTGCCCTTCAACACAGCCGACCGGGTGCTCGGGGCCCTGGAGGGCGTCTACACGGGCTACAGGGGCACTGTGAGGGTTAGGCTGGAGAGGGTTGGGGATGCACTGCTCCTGGAGAGTCTGGAGCCCCCGGGGAGGAGGGAGGTGCTCTTCCCCGAGCGGCTCGACCCGGCCGAGCCGGTGTTCCTCACGGCGAGGGCAGGGAAGAGGATGAGAGTAAGCTTCCGTATCGACCTGGAGGAGGGGGTAGTTGAGATGCTCTACGACCGGTACAGACTGGTGAAGGCTCAGGCCGGCGAGTAG
- a CDS encoding helix-turn-helix domain-containing protein, protein MARVQRSAAQPRVRRGLRDLEERLRRLLGLSGYEARVYLAVLQGATRPREIAEEANVPPQRIYDVLRSLQRRGLVAQTGDGYQAVPPSRSLLVEAERLLAEASEKAEELRRLARELERRVAHAAREYVAVEEGVHRAVAAASAALEECGEKPWIMAYKAAEKAVELLPVLQPLLSLLAGRGARVIVYRGARVPEEALQQVGRLPGVEVRVSDAVLLDMMVACDTVVIGAPGRAGSVVAVVAVNQGFADALKRRIEAIWRDSEPPPGGPAKP, encoded by the coding sequence GTGGCCCGGGTGCAGCGCTCGGCGGCACAGCCGCGGGTAAGGCGGGGCTTGAGGGACCTCGAGGAGAGGCTCAGGAGGCTCCTAGGCCTAAGCGGCTACGAGGCCAGGGTATACCTCGCCGTCCTCCAGGGAGCCACGCGGCCCAGGGAGATAGCGGAGGAGGCCAACGTGCCTCCCCAGAGGATCTACGACGTGCTCCGCAGCCTCCAGCGCCGAGGCCTGGTGGCCCAGACGGGCGACGGCTACCAGGCGGTCCCTCCCTCCCGCTCGCTCCTCGTCGAGGCCGAGAGGCTACTAGCCGAGGCCTCCGAGAAGGCGGAGGAGCTCAGGAGGCTGGCCCGGGAGCTTGAGAGACGCGTCGCCCACGCGGCCAGGGAGTACGTGGCCGTCGAGGAGGGCGTCCACCGGGCCGTCGCGGCCGCCTCTGCCGCGCTCGAGGAGTGCGGGGAGAAGCCCTGGATAATGGCGTACAAGGCGGCCGAGAAGGCTGTGGAGCTGCTGCCGGTCCTCCAGCCCCTGCTCAGCCTGCTGGCGGGGAGGGGCGCCCGGGTCATAGTCTACCGGGGCGCCCGGGTCCCCGAGGAGGCGCTCCAGCAGGTCGGGAGGCTGCCGGGGGTCGAGGTCAGGGTCTCCGACGCCGTCCTCCTAGACATGATGGTGGCCTGCGACACGGTGGTGATAGGCGCCCCCGGCAGGGCTGGGAGCGTGGTGGCCGTCGTGGCTGTCAACCAGGGGTTCGCGGACGCGCTGAAGAGGAGGATCGAGGCTATATGGAGGGACTCCGAGCCCCCGCCCGGCGGGCCGGCTAAGCCCTAA
- a CDS encoding MqnA/MqnD/SBP family protein, whose protein sequence is MPVYAAPQHRYAAPLRRWLLGRGYAVYIAAPPEAAELLRRGAADAGMAPLGLLASGEGLRCCPGPMVYSKAETMSVAVFSRGPRRLGGCDRIAVTGETRTSILYLQLALENMGLRPRLLRLSATSAYRLLRAAPCALVIGDEALAARARGLHVVADLGELVRDVLGISPVYAATAVARGRGCPGVLGSPPWPRPGRGDAEATARVTGLPPREAERYHRLVRLDYNPGALAGALRLLREALHKAQGGRVYSLSNH, encoded by the coding sequence TTGCCTGTCTACGCCGCCCCGCAGCACCGCTACGCCGCGCCCCTGCGCCGCTGGCTGCTGGGCAGGGGCTATGCCGTCTACATCGCCGCGCCCCCGGAGGCCGCTGAGCTGCTCCGCCGAGGAGCCGCGGACGCCGGCATGGCGCCGCTCGGGCTCCTCGCCTCTGGGGAGGGGCTCCGCTGCTGCCCCGGCCCCATGGTGTACAGCAAGGCAGAGACCATGAGCGTCGCCGTCTTCTCCAGGGGGCCCAGGAGGCTGGGGGGCTGCGATAGGATAGCCGTGACGGGGGAGACCAGGACGAGCATCCTCTACCTCCAGCTCGCCCTGGAGAACATGGGGCTCCGGCCCCGGCTGCTGCGCCTCAGCGCGACGAGCGCCTACCGGCTGCTCCGGGCAGCCCCCTGCGCCCTGGTGATAGGCGACGAGGCCCTCGCCGCCCGGGCCCGGGGCCTCCACGTGGTGGCCGATCTCGGGGAGCTGGTCCGCGACGTGCTCGGGATCAGCCCCGTCTACGCCGCCACCGCTGTCGCCCGGGGCCGGGGGTGCCCCGGGGTCCTCGGCTCCCCGCCCTGGCCCCGGCCCGGGAGGGGCGACGCGGAGGCCACCGCCCGGGTCACCGGGCTGCCGCCCCGGGAGGCGGAGAGGTACCACCGGCTGGTCCGGCTCGACTACAACCCCGGGGCGCTGGCCGGGGCGCTCCGTCTCCTGAGGGAGGCCCTCCACAAGGCCCAGGGTGGAAGGGTCTACAGTCTCTCTAACCATTGA
- a CDS encoding CofH family radical SAM protein — protein sequence MPHRPRGYLELPGVARLLRVAEELGYAAPVERVLEGRAGPGDVVELYRMPLWLLGGLARAVTDAITGRRVGYIVNMILNYTNVCVVGCRFCAFYRRPGSPDAYRIPPRRAAAMVEEHWRRYRIRQVLFQGGVDPSIPLEYYEEAFRGIKAATRGEVAIHGLSAVELEWLARSSRMSLRELVSRLREAGLDSVPGAGAEILSERVRGLISPRKITGERWIQVMDTVMAMGVPVSATMVYGHVETLWERAEHLLRLLELQRRRGLVMAFIAWNFEPGNTELGREIPYPAGGTELLRSVAVARLVFRHEIPWIQAGWLTAGERLGQVSLDYGANDWGGTLYGERVLPAAGVPLPLLVRRSIERVIRGAGYEPYERDNWYRPIAGREAAEAEPRAGGAAA from the coding sequence ATGCCCCATAGGCCCCGCGGCTACCTGGAGCTGCCCGGGGTTGCCAGGCTCCTCAGGGTGGCCGAGGAGCTGGGCTACGCGGCGCCGGTGGAGAGGGTGCTGGAGGGCAGGGCTGGCCCGGGGGACGTGGTGGAGCTCTACCGTATGCCCCTCTGGCTCCTGGGCGGCCTGGCCCGCGCGGTGACCGACGCTATCACCGGGAGGAGGGTGGGCTACATAGTGAACATGATACTCAACTACACTAATGTCTGCGTGGTGGGCTGCAGGTTCTGCGCCTTCTACCGGAGGCCCGGGAGCCCCGACGCCTACCGCATCCCCCCGCGCCGCGCCGCCGCCATGGTGGAGGAGCACTGGAGGAGGTACCGGATACGCCAGGTGCTTTTCCAGGGCGGCGTGGATCCCTCGATACCGCTGGAGTACTACGAGGAGGCCTTCCGCGGCATCAAGGCGGCCACCCGGGGGGAGGTGGCCATCCATGGGCTCAGCGCGGTGGAGCTGGAATGGCTCGCCAGGTCCAGCAGGATGAGCCTCCGGGAGCTGGTCTCCAGGCTGCGGGAGGCCGGGCTGGACAGCGTGCCGGGCGCGGGAGCGGAGATACTGAGCGAGAGGGTCCGGGGGCTCATCTCGCCGAGGAAGATAACAGGGGAGCGCTGGATCCAGGTCATGGACACCGTGATGGCCATGGGCGTCCCGGTGAGCGCCACCATGGTGTACGGGCACGTGGAGACCCTCTGGGAGAGGGCCGAGCACCTCCTCAGGCTGCTCGAGCTGCAGAGGCGCCGCGGCCTGGTAATGGCCTTCATAGCCTGGAACTTCGAGCCGGGGAACACCGAGCTGGGCAGGGAGATCCCTTACCCCGCCGGCGGCACCGAGCTGCTCCGCAGCGTGGCTGTGGCGAGGCTGGTGTTCCGCCACGAGATCCCCTGGATCCAGGCCGGCTGGCTCACCGCCGGGGAGAGGCTGGGCCAGGTCTCGCTCGACTACGGCGCTAACGACTGGGGAGGCACCCTCTACGGGGAGCGCGTCCTCCCTGCGGCCGGCGTGCCCCTACCCCTCCTGGTGAGGAGGAGCATCGAGCGGGTCATACGGGGCGCCGGCTACGAGCCCTACGAGCGCGACAACTGGTACCGGCCCATAGCAGGGCGGGAGGCCGCCGAGGCCGAGCCGCGGGCGGGGGGTGCGGCGGCGTGA
- a CDS encoding SufB/SufD family protein, with product MAEVAELRERALRALQSPAPYGPDVDLERYLSSRRGAAAGTVEDALEKLGLGRSVLGRAGYVQVNEEILRSIVARRLEQQGVLVMPLHEALEKLPWARGYYWRAVPVDADKYTAAVELYGGRKGYFIYVPPGARVEQPIYTCLLITEELEAQLVHNIVVVDEGAEANLVSGCGVSHGVTGALHVGVSEFYVKKGATLRYAMIHSWVPGVHVRPRTGVVVEEDGSYVNYYLIHGPVASVQSYPVVELQRGARLYSASIIVAEGDAVYDIGALARLRGQGASAELVSRVLARGSARVYARSRIEAHAPDTRGHIECLGLPLSGDAVIESIPELHSSVEGAELTHEAAIGRIAEEELEYLMSRGFTEDEARGLLLRGLLHVEVPGLPAPLRSLIRYVERTLAEKATG from the coding sequence GTGGCCGAGGTAGCCGAGCTGCGGGAGAGGGCCCTCCGCGCCCTACAGAGCCCAGCCCCCTACGGGCCCGACGTGGACCTCGAGCGCTACCTCTCCTCCCGCAGAGGCGCGGCGGCCGGCACCGTAGAGGACGCTCTGGAGAAGCTTGGGCTCGGCAGGAGCGTGCTGGGGAGGGCCGGCTACGTCCAGGTTAACGAGGAGATACTCCGCAGCATTGTAGCGCGCAGGCTTGAACAACAGGGCGTGCTGGTTATGCCCCTCCACGAGGCGCTGGAGAAGCTGCCCTGGGCCAGGGGCTACTACTGGCGCGCCGTCCCGGTGGACGCGGACAAGTACACAGCCGCGGTGGAGCTTTACGGCGGGAGGAAGGGCTACTTCATCTACGTGCCTCCCGGCGCCAGGGTGGAGCAGCCTATCTACACCTGCCTGCTCATAACCGAGGAGCTGGAGGCCCAGCTAGTCCACAACATAGTAGTGGTTGACGAGGGGGCTGAGGCGAACCTGGTAAGCGGGTGCGGTGTCTCCCACGGGGTCACCGGCGCGCTCCACGTGGGGGTCTCAGAGTTCTACGTCAAGAAGGGTGCCACGTTGAGGTACGCTATGATCCACTCCTGGGTCCCGGGGGTCCACGTGAGGCCCCGCACCGGCGTCGTGGTCGAGGAGGATGGTAGCTACGTGAACTACTACCTGATTCACGGCCCCGTCGCGAGCGTGCAGAGCTACCCGGTGGTGGAGCTGCAGCGGGGGGCGAGGCTCTACAGCGCCTCGATAATAGTCGCTGAAGGCGATGCGGTCTACGATATAGGGGCCCTCGCGAGGCTCCGCGGGCAGGGCGCCTCGGCGGAGCTGGTCTCGAGGGTGCTGGCGAGGGGCAGTGCGAGGGTGTATGCTAGGTCCCGGATCGAGGCCCACGCTCCCGACACACGGGGCCATATAGAGTGCCTGGGGCTCCCCCTCTCGGGCGACGCGGTGATAGAGTCTATCCCGGAGCTCCACAGCAGCGTCGAGGGGGCCGAGCTGACCCACGAGGCCGCGATAGGCCGGATAGCGGAGGAGGAGCTTGAGTACCTGATGTCGAGGGGCTTCACAGAGGATGAGGCGAGGGGGCTGCTGCTCCGCGGCCTCCTCCACGTGGAGGTGCCGGGGCTCCCGGCGCCGCTGCGGAGCCTGATACGCTACGTAGAGCGCACCCTCGCAGAGAAGGCGACGGGCTAG
- a CDS encoding ATP-binding cassette domain-containing protein, which produces MLSAENLHVDVGARTVLRGVSLEAGPGELHVIVGPNGAGKSTLLNTLMGLSRCHVRKGRIIFKGRDVTREPLYRRARMGLALAHQIPPGLRGLTLRELVSAMERLYGSAREVEWAAEILDVKEFMDRPLFTGMSGGERKRVELYLTVLQRPQVALLDEPDSGVDIDTLERIERLLIELRRRGVTVILVSHTLYMLEKLAGHGAIDRVHVLLEGRVAASGPPGPLLHALREGGFHGLAATAG; this is translated from the coding sequence ATGCTGAGTGCTGAGAACCTCCACGTGGACGTGGGAGCCAGGACCGTGCTGCGAGGCGTGAGCCTGGAGGCTGGACCGGGCGAGCTGCACGTGATAGTGGGCCCCAACGGGGCCGGGAAGTCGACCCTACTGAACACCCTGATGGGGCTCTCCCGCTGCCATGTTAGGAAGGGCCGGATAATCTTCAAGGGTAGGGACGTGACCCGCGAGCCCCTCTACCGCAGGGCGCGGATGGGCCTAGCGTTGGCCCACCAGATCCCGCCGGGGCTGAGAGGGCTGACCCTCCGCGAGCTGGTCTCCGCCATGGAGAGGCTCTATGGCAGCGCCCGGGAGGTGGAGTGGGCGGCCGAGATACTCGATGTCAAGGAGTTTATGGACAGGCCTCTCTTCACCGGCATGAGCGGCGGCGAGCGTAAGCGCGTAGAACTGTACCTCACAGTGCTCCAGAGGCCCCAGGTGGCGCTTCTCGACGAGCCCGACAGCGGTGTAGACATAGACACTCTTGAGCGGATCGAGAGGCTCCTCATAGAGCTCCGGAGGAGAGGAGTGACGGTGATACTCGTGAGCCACACGCTCTACATGCTCGAGAAGCTCGCAGGCCACGGAGCCATAGACAGGGTACACGTGCTGCTGGAAGGGCGGGTCGCCGCCTCGGGGCCCCCGGGCCCGCTGCTCCACGCCCTGAGGGAGGGGGGCTTCCACGGCCTGGCAGCCACTGCGGGGTGA
- a CDS encoding pyridoxal phosphate-dependent aminotransferase: MPVRVKPWLEEFRGYSPRSYRGVRARLDLNESPYPPPERVVEAVAREAARGNRYPEAEMLERLAGLLSSYTGARPEQIVVGLGGDMVLEKAFHLVLAPGGRMAAPRPSFSMYEVYTRLQGGEPIWVELEPAGGCWRLDWSRFSEAAAGSSLAALDNPNNPTGSLLAPGEGELAELLERLSARGALLILDEAYYEFSGVTYAGLTEAYDNLLVVRTLSKAFSLAGLRIGYAIAHPRLAERLRSIMPPFLPRTSVAAAIAALEDPGYARRVADTVRGEREWLASMLRRLPGVRVYCSYTNFLLVETPVEDVVERLAEQGVAVRRVPLGSNWLRVTVGTPGENRVFLEALSRLLQGQG, from the coding sequence GTGCCGGTCCGCGTGAAGCCCTGGCTGGAGGAGTTCCGGGGCTACAGCCCCCGCAGCTACCGGGGCGTAAGGGCCCGCCTCGACCTCAACGAGTCCCCCTACCCCCCGCCCGAGAGGGTTGTGGAGGCGGTGGCGAGGGAGGCGGCCCGGGGGAACAGGTACCCGGAGGCAGAGATGCTTGAGAGGCTGGCGGGGCTCCTATCCAGCTACACCGGGGCCAGGCCCGAGCAGATAGTGGTCGGCCTCGGCGGCGACATGGTGCTGGAGAAGGCTTTCCACCTCGTGCTCGCGCCCGGCGGCAGGATGGCGGCGCCCCGGCCCTCCTTCAGCATGTACGAGGTCTACACCCGGCTCCAGGGCGGCGAGCCCATCTGGGTGGAGCTGGAGCCCGCCGGCGGCTGCTGGAGGCTGGACTGGAGCCGCTTCTCCGAGGCTGCGGCGGGCTCCTCGCTGGCCGCGCTGGACAACCCCAACAACCCGACGGGCAGCCTCCTGGCCCCTGGGGAGGGCGAGCTGGCCGAGCTGCTCGAGAGGCTCTCGGCGAGGGGCGCGCTCCTCATCCTGGACGAGGCCTACTACGAGTTCAGCGGGGTAACCTACGCTGGGCTCACAGAGGCCTACGATAACCTGCTCGTAGTGAGGACGCTGAGCAAGGCATTCAGCCTCGCCGGGCTCCGCATCGGCTACGCCATAGCCCACCCCAGGCTGGCCGAGAGGCTCCGGAGCATCATGCCCCCCTTCCTCCCCCGCACCAGCGTAGCGGCGGCGATAGCGGCGCTCGAGGACCCGGGCTACGCCAGGAGGGTGGCCGACACGGTGCGCGGGGAGAGGGAGTGGCTAGCCTCCATGCTCCGCAGGCTCCCCGGGGTCAGGGTGTACTGCTCCTACACGAACTTCCTGCTCGTGGAGACCCCCGTGGAGGACGTGGTAGAGCGGCTGGCCGAGCAGGGGGTGGCGGTGCGCCGCGTCCCCCTCGGCAGCAACTGGCTGCGGGTGACCGTGGGGACGCCCGGGGAGAACAGGGTCTTCCTAGAGGCCCTCTCCCGGCTCCTCCAGGGCCAGGGCTAG
- a CDS encoding radical SAM protein, with amino-acid sequence MSLEPPRWLERLAQEEGSPALEKAIHGDRLEPPEIEELVAKTPLHALAAAADYYARRLKRGRGSFTKNLYITYTNVCVTRCSFCAFYRLPGSPEAYTRSPGEIAGAVRRAAEELGIVEVHMVGGNNPELPFSYYEELVSSVKRAAPRVALKAFTAEEILFIARSTGHRVREVLERLRELGLDALSGGGAEILDEGVQRLIAPLKPGPEEYLRVHEEAHRLGIRSNVIMMYGHVEEPIHVARHIYRVRLLEEKAPGFISFIPVRFNPGSTPLGRSRLYRERARLDGQYDLRIVAAARLALLGAVDNIVAYWVSMGDKLAQAALAHGANDLGGTFYREAVITAAGGGPGGKEPGELAYMLRQAGWEPWLRDTFYNYLERVNTLELPWLA; translated from the coding sequence GTGAGCCTCGAGCCCCCGAGGTGGCTGGAGAGGCTGGCCCAGGAGGAGGGCTCCCCAGCGCTGGAGAAGGCGATCCACGGAGACAGGCTAGAGCCCCCGGAGATAGAGGAGCTGGTGGCCAAGACGCCGCTCCACGCGCTGGCAGCCGCGGCCGACTACTACGCCCGGAGGCTGAAGAGGGGCCGGGGCAGCTTCACCAAGAACCTCTACATAACCTACACCAACGTCTGCGTCACCAGGTGCAGCTTCTGCGCCTTCTACAGGCTCCCCGGCAGCCCGGAGGCCTACACCAGGAGCCCGGGGGAGATAGCCGGGGCTGTGCGCCGGGCGGCGGAGGAGCTGGGCATAGTCGAGGTACACATGGTCGGCGGCAACAACCCGGAGCTGCCCTTCAGCTACTACGAGGAGCTGGTATCCTCCGTGAAGAGGGCTGCCCCCAGGGTGGCGCTGAAGGCCTTCACCGCGGAGGAGATACTTTTCATAGCCAGGAGCACGGGGCACCGTGTCCGCGAGGTGCTGGAGAGGCTGCGGGAGCTGGGCCTCGACGCGCTCAGCGGCGGGGGCGCAGAGATACTCGACGAGGGGGTGCAGAGGCTGATAGCGCCACTGAAGCCGGGCCCGGAGGAGTACCTCAGGGTGCACGAGGAGGCCCACAGGCTCGGGATAAGGAGCAACGTGATAATGATGTATGGCCACGTGGAGGAGCCTATACACGTGGCCCGCCACATCTACCGGGTGCGGCTGCTCGAGGAGAAGGCGCCGGGCTTCATATCCTTCATACCCGTCCGCTTCAACCCGGGGAGCACCCCGCTGGGGAGGAGCAGGCTTTACAGGGAGCGGGCCAGGCTGGACGGCCAGTACGACCTAAGGATAGTGGCCGCCGCCCGGCTCGCCCTGCTGGGGGCGGTGGACAATATTGTAGCCTACTGGGTGAGCATGGGGGACAAGCTGGCGCAGGCCGCCCTGGCCCACGGCGCCAACGACCTCGGCGGCACGTTCTACCGGGAGGCGGTGATAACCGCTGCCGGCGGCGGCCCCGGGGGGAAGGAGCCCGGGGAGCTCGCCTACATGCTGCGCCAGGCGGGATGGGAGCCCTGGCTCCGTGACACCTTCTACAACTACCTGGAGAGGGTGAATACCCTGGAGCTCCCGTGGCTCGCCTAG